A genomic region of Gemmata massiliana contains the following coding sequences:
- a CDS encoding response regulator, producing MPRLLLVEDEQVNRDLFRRRLERKGYTVLTAEDGASALSLTSNEAPDLVLMDLGLPDVDGWEVTKRLKTDPVTAAIPIIVLSAHATSDAKERAFAAGCQDFETKPVNWDGLFRKIEEWLAKAQDGTTRAAAEATVQTLEQASSTGVMSALQAIRALPPDTSPAETLLFNPKTAGVTPLPTGKHPVLKPPKDETKDTCEVRPKCILVVEDNDANRVMLCRRLNKHGYATVEAANGREALDAVHAHTFDLVLCDIMMPEVDGYEVLRELKADPDLKALPVIMISALDDMTGVVRCIEMGAEDYLQKPYDPVMLHARINACLDKRRLRDQELAYLRAVTTLTRAAELVEQGQFDSELLAPVAGRDDALGTLARVFDRMAREVQARMKQLQSDMQQMTKVEIDRREVVHEVARVTASDAFEKARKYAEEARARRHSAPNPMTETMLLPKKPKI from the coding sequence ATGCCGCGCCTTCTGTTAGTTGAAGACGAGCAAGTGAACCGCGATCTGTTCCGCCGCCGGTTGGAACGGAAGGGGTACACCGTTCTCACCGCGGAGGACGGGGCGAGCGCGCTTTCGCTCACCTCGAATGAGGCGCCGGATCTGGTGCTGATGGACCTCGGGTTGCCCGATGTCGACGGCTGGGAGGTGACGAAGCGCCTCAAAACGGACCCGGTCACCGCCGCGATCCCGATTATTGTGCTGTCCGCGCACGCGACGTCCGACGCGAAGGAGCGCGCGTTCGCCGCCGGGTGCCAGGACTTCGAGACGAAGCCGGTCAACTGGGACGGACTGTTCCGCAAGATTGAAGAGTGGCTCGCGAAGGCGCAAGACGGAACCACCCGCGCCGCGGCCGAAGCGACGGTCCAGACACTCGAGCAGGCATCGAGCACGGGTGTAATGTCCGCGCTGCAAGCGATACGTGCCCTCCCGCCCGATACGTCCCCGGCGGAAACGCTCTTATTTAACCCCAAAACTGCCGGAGTTACCCCACTCCCGACCGGTAAACACCCGGTTCTGAAGCCGCCGAAAGACGAAACAAAGGACACGTGTGAGGTCCGGCCGAAGTGCATTCTGGTGGTCGAGGACAACGACGCGAACCGCGTGATGCTGTGCCGGCGGTTGAACAAGCACGGGTATGCGACCGTCGAGGCCGCGAACGGCCGGGAGGCGCTCGACGCGGTTCACGCGCACACGTTCGACCTCGTGCTCTGCGACATCATGATGCCCGAAGTGGACGGGTACGAGGTTCTGCGTGAACTCAAGGCCGATCCGGATCTTAAGGCCCTGCCGGTCATCATGATCTCGGCCCTCGACGACATGACGGGTGTCGTTCGGTGCATCGAGATGGGGGCCGAGGACTATCTGCAAAAGCCCTACGACCCGGTCATGTTGCACGCGCGCATCAATGCGTGCCTCGACAAGCGCCGGTTGCGCGATCAAGAGCTAGCGTACCTGCGAGCGGTGACCACGCTCACCCGCGCCGCGGAACTCGTGGAGCAGGGGCAGTTCGATTCGGAACTGCTCGCGCCGGTCGCGGGCCGCGACGACGCGCTCGGCACACTGGCTCGGGTGTTCGACCGCATGGCCCGCGAAGTGCAAGCCCGCATGAAGCAGTTGCAGAGCGACATGCAGCAGATGACGAAGGTGGAGATCGACCGCCGCGAAGTGGTTCACGAGGTCGCGCGGGTCACCGCATCGGATGCGTTCGAGAAGGCCCGCAAGTACGCGGAGGAGGCCCGCGCCCGGCGGCACAGCGCCCCGAACCCGATGACGGAGACAATGTTGCTACCGAAGAAGCCAAAAATATAG
- a CDS encoding MinD/ParA family ATP-binding protein yields the protein MRKIVSIHSYRGGTGKSNLTANLATAVALTGKRVGVVDTDIQSPGIHVLFGLDDKQITRAVNDYLYDQCEIQDVAYHVSPPEVTRAGGHLYLVPASMKSADIARVLKEGYDVEKLNAGFDQLLESLDLDFLFIDTHPGMNEETLLSIAISDSLILILRPDRQDYLGTAITIEVARKLGVPNLLLAVNKVLASMDQAALRKDVERSFAAEIGAVLLLSEDMLRLGSTGIFSLKFPDHQFTRAVAELATKLVRG from the coding sequence ATGCGAAAGATCGTGTCCATCCACTCGTACCGCGGCGGAACAGGTAAATCGAACCTGACCGCGAACCTCGCGACCGCTGTTGCCCTCACCGGCAAGCGGGTCGGCGTGGTGGACACGGACATTCAGTCGCCCGGTATCCACGTGCTGTTCGGCCTCGACGACAAGCAGATCACCCGCGCGGTCAACGACTATCTCTACGACCAGTGCGAGATCCAGGACGTCGCGTACCACGTTTCGCCGCCCGAAGTCACGCGGGCCGGCGGGCACCTGTATCTCGTTCCGGCGAGCATGAAATCGGCGGACATCGCCCGCGTGCTGAAAGAGGGGTACGACGTCGAGAAGCTGAACGCGGGGTTCGACCAGCTCCTCGAATCACTGGACCTCGATTTCCTGTTCATCGATACGCACCCGGGGATGAACGAGGAAACGCTGCTATCTATCGCGATTTCCGATAGCCTGATACTCATCCTGCGTCCGGACCGGCAGGACTACCTCGGTACCGCGATCACGATCGAGGTCGCGCGGAAGCTCGGGGTGCCGAACCTCCTGCTCGCGGTGAACAAGGTGCTGGCGAGCATGGACCAGGCCGCGCTCCGGAAGGACGTGGAGCGGTCGTTCGCGGCAGAAATCGGTGCGGTCCTTTTACTCTCGGAAGACATGCTCCGGCTCGGTAGTACCGGCATATTCTCGCTCAAGTTCCCGGATCACCAGTTCACGCGGGCGGTAGCGGAGTTAGCAACAAAGCTCGTGCGCGGCTAA
- a CDS encoding DUF5684 domain-containing protein: MNTLNASGLVSLFAQNDGDAVGAGLLAGLAAYIAVVFVIFIITAIGKWKVFEKAGQPGWAAIIPLYDFYVTTQIAKKEILWFILFLVGIFCFPISIVAVVAIVVVNLEVATKFGKGAGYGLGLSFLPFIFYPLLGFGDARYSGGKKKRASDVDEDDNW, encoded by the coding sequence GTGAACACTCTCAACGCAAGCGGGCTTGTGAGCCTGTTTGCCCAAAACGACGGCGACGCAGTAGGTGCCGGTTTACTTGCTGGGTTGGCGGCCTACATTGCAGTCGTTTTTGTGATTTTCATTATTACAGCCATTGGTAAATGGAAGGTGTTTGAAAAGGCCGGGCAGCCGGGGTGGGCGGCGATCATCCCGCTCTACGATTTTTACGTCACGACACAGATCGCCAAAAAGGAAATTCTCTGGTTCATCCTGTTCCTCGTCGGCATCTTTTGCTTCCCGATATCGATCGTCGCCGTCGTAGCCATAGTCGTCGTGAACTTGGAAGTCGCAACGAAGTTCGGTAAGGGCGCCGGTTACGGCCTCGGCCTCAGCTTCCTCCCGTTCATTTTTTACCCGCTGCTCGGGTTCGGAGACGCGCGGTACAGTGGCGGCAAGAAGAAGCGCGCCAGCGATGTGGACGAAGACGACAACTGGTAA
- a CDS encoding DUF5684 domain-containing protein — MDDLLWYLVVWGAVTVPGVVLGWLRVFPKAGRPWWAALVPFYNIYVLVVGVARLSLLWYILVLIPVVQVIAAILVNVEVARRFGKSEAFGLGLALLGFIFYPLLGFGSDQYQEGTAEPVGPTW, encoded by the coding sequence GTGGACGATCTGCTGTGGTATTTGGTGGTGTGGGGGGCCGTGACCGTTCCGGGGGTGGTGCTCGGTTGGCTTCGGGTGTTCCCGAAGGCCGGGCGCCCCTGGTGGGCGGCCCTCGTCCCGTTCTACAACATCTACGTGCTGGTGGTGGGCGTCGCCCGCCTCAGCCTCCTCTGGTACATTCTCGTTCTCATCCCCGTCGTGCAGGTCATCGCGGCCATCCTCGTGAACGTGGAGGTCGCGCGCCGGTTCGGAAAGAGCGAGGCGTTCGGCCTCGGGCTAGCACTCCTCGGGTTCATCTTCTACCCGCTCCTCGGGTTCGGCTCCGACCAGTACCAAGAGGGCACCGCGGAACCCGTTGGCCCGACGTGGTAA
- a CDS encoding RNA ligase family protein, with product METTYPSIKGPAFEQLGQPCVAFHKYDGSNLRFLWQEAKGWFRFGTRYKWLKKQTPNFGVAMELFQAMVAPELLATLKRHKEYRGVRNLVAFCEFFGPSSFAGWHRNDEPKELRLFDVWAQGRGFIPPKEFAQNFGHLPIAEVVYEGPFDKSFVAAVRDGVYPVREGVVVKGMFTRRDKVEVWAAKVKTQSWLDELAHRASQSDGLREQLAENLREQGVPVDAPGDVANEPA from the coding sequence ATGGAAACCACCTACCCGTCGATTAAGGGGCCGGCGTTCGAGCAACTCGGCCAGCCCTGCGTCGCGTTCCACAAGTACGACGGCTCCAACTTGCGCTTCCTCTGGCAAGAGGCGAAGGGCTGGTTCCGGTTCGGTACGCGCTACAAGTGGCTCAAGAAACAGACCCCGAATTTCGGCGTCGCGATGGAGTTGTTTCAGGCGATGGTCGCGCCGGAATTACTCGCGACCCTGAAGCGCCACAAGGAGTACCGCGGGGTACGGAACCTGGTCGCGTTCTGCGAGTTCTTCGGGCCGTCGAGTTTCGCGGGGTGGCACCGCAACGACGAGCCGAAGGAGCTGCGCCTCTTCGATGTCTGGGCACAGGGGCGCGGGTTCATTCCGCCGAAGGAGTTCGCACAAAACTTCGGGCACCTTCCCATCGCGGAAGTCGTGTACGAAGGCCCGTTCGACAAATCGTTCGTCGCCGCCGTGCGCGACGGAGTGTATCCCGTGCGCGAGGGCGTCGTGGTGAAGGGCATGTTCACGCGGCGCGACAAAGTTGAGGTGTGGGCCGCGAAAGTCAAAACGCAGTCGTGGTTGGACGAACTCGCACACCGCGCGAGTCAATCCGATGGGCTCCGCGAGCAGTTGGCCGAGAACCTGCGCGAACAGGGCGTGCCGGTGGATGCGCCCGGTGATGTCGCAAATGAACCGGCGTGA
- a CDS encoding DUF1501 domain-containing protein — MLDVVLNRQTHTVCTDAPARGTNSTNRRDFLRVGALAGVSLPALLRAEAGAAAKSGGNKGARAKSVVLVYLGGGLSHHDSFDPKPEAPDDIRGKYNTIETAVPGLRIGERLPLMAQVMNKIALVRSGAHNNDHHETATNWVLSGRFGTPFGDYPAVGAVVAHETGFTGTLPPYVAVPQNPSFTWELGKSAFLGGRYESFKAGDPSRQNYKVQDLTAADVDAKKAARRDTLLQVVDGLAKRVEGNDQIATYDEFHARARAMVLSTEARTAFAIDRESDRVRDRYGRNTAGQSMLLARRLVESGVRFVTVNYGGWDHHGKIFEGLDKKLPEFDRAVSALVEDMHARGTFENTMLVVMGEFGRTPKLNKDAGRDHWGQAASLLFAGAGVKPGLVLGKTDKHGAYTTQRPVTPADVAYTILDSLGIDPRKQLVTPDGRPIEILDQGETVKELFE; from the coding sequence ATGCTCGACGTTGTGCTGAACCGTCAGACGCACACCGTATGTACCGACGCCCCCGCCCGTGGAACGAATTCGACCAATCGACGCGACTTCCTCCGCGTCGGAGCCCTCGCGGGGGTGTCGCTCCCCGCGCTGCTCCGAGCGGAAGCCGGGGCCGCTGCGAAATCGGGCGGGAATAAAGGGGCGCGGGCGAAGTCGGTCGTGCTCGTTTACCTCGGTGGCGGGTTGTCGCACCACGACAGTTTCGACCCGAAGCCCGAAGCCCCGGACGACATTCGCGGGAAGTACAACACGATCGAGACGGCCGTACCCGGGCTCCGGATCGGCGAGCGCCTGCCGCTGATGGCGCAGGTGATGAACAAGATCGCTCTGGTACGGTCCGGGGCGCACAACAACGACCACCACGAAACTGCGACCAACTGGGTGCTGTCCGGGCGGTTCGGCACTCCGTTCGGCGATTACCCCGCGGTCGGCGCCGTGGTCGCGCACGAAACCGGCTTCACCGGAACGCTGCCGCCCTACGTCGCGGTTCCGCAGAACCCGTCGTTCACCTGGGAGTTGGGGAAGAGTGCGTTCCTCGGCGGGCGGTACGAATCGTTCAAGGCCGGCGACCCGAGCCGCCAGAATTACAAGGTGCAAGACCTGACGGCCGCCGACGTGGACGCGAAGAAAGCTGCCCGACGCGACACGCTCTTACAAGTCGTGGATGGGCTCGCGAAGCGCGTCGAGGGGAACGACCAGATCGCCACTTACGACGAGTTCCACGCCCGCGCCCGGGCGATGGTGCTCTCGACCGAAGCGCGGACCGCGTTCGCCATCGACCGCGAATCCGACCGGGTGCGCGACCGCTACGGCCGCAACACGGCCGGTCAATCGATGCTGCTCGCGCGCCGGTTGGTCGAGAGCGGCGTGCGCTTCGTCACGGTCAACTACGGCGGGTGGGACCACCACGGCAAAATCTTCGAGGGGCTGGACAAGAAGCTGCCGGAGTTCGACCGCGCGGTCTCGGCGCTCGTCGAGGACATGCACGCACGCGGCACGTTCGAGAACACGATGCTCGTTGTGATGGGCGAGTTCGGGCGGACGCCGAAACTGAACAAGGACGCGGGCCGCGACCACTGGGGCCAGGCCGCGTCGCTCCTCTTCGCGGGCGCGGGGGTAAAGCCGGGGCTGGTTCTCGGCAAGACCGACAAGCACGGCGCGTACACAACCCAGCGCCCGGTGACGCCCGCGGACGTCGCGTACACCATCCTCGACTCGCTCGGGATCGACCCGCGCAAGCAACTGGTCACACCGGACGGGCGCCCCATCGAGATCCTCGATCAGGGTGAAACCGTGAAAGAACTGTTCGAGTGA
- a CDS encoding TlpA family protein disulfide reductase, which translates to MKCTLFVAVFCGTSFVFNSVLADPPKTPASSLPRDQPEWVAEIEAAIKAQKDRQQKLFAEFAEKWGKAKSETEQDALEKWRHEAVHELRKADRTAAHSLMSLLRKHADDPKVYMGLAFATMHGGSDDREEAGALMGKYHLSNPIVLKWAQFGRGDGCDDFREPIIRDLLADKEMAVKDRTLLQFSLAQYLKHKAEVARMSDRSITWQYGSDYIAKFRKRDVAKLEAEALEIFDQLIAKKVPDELHPGSSILESAKTEAYEMRHLAVGKKAPEIVGEDLDGKPMKLSDYRGKVVVLDFGVRRCSPCITFGRHLRKLIDQYAGRPFAGVGVNIDKDLKDAKAFVEENKFTWPTFWNGPTGCDGGIAKDWNVQGFPTVYVIDHAGVIRSKARGPEFDPLIEELVKKAEAAAGK; encoded by the coding sequence GTGAAGTGTACGTTGTTTGTAGCCGTGTTCTGCGGCACCAGTTTTGTTTTCAATTCGGTCCTTGCCGATCCGCCGAAAACTCCAGCAAGCTCACTTCCACGTGACCAACCCGAGTGGGTCGCCGAGATCGAGGCGGCGATCAAAGCCCAGAAAGACCGTCAACAGAAGCTCTTCGCCGAGTTTGCCGAAAAGTGGGGGAAAGCGAAGAGCGAAACCGAGCAGGATGCGCTCGAAAAATGGCGGCACGAAGCCGTCCATGAACTGAGGAAAGCCGACCGCACAGCGGCTCATTCTCTCATGTCGTTGCTGCGCAAACACGCCGATGATCCAAAGGTGTACATGGGATTGGCCTTTGCCACAATGCACGGCGGCAGCGATGACCGTGAAGAAGCTGGCGCTCTGATGGGTAAGTATCACCTGTCCAACCCAATTGTGCTGAAGTGGGCACAATTCGGACGCGGTGACGGGTGTGACGATTTCCGGGAGCCAATCATCCGCGATCTCCTCGCCGATAAAGAAATGGCTGTGAAGGATCGGACCCTCCTGCAATTCTCTTTGGCCCAGTATTTGAAACACAAGGCTGAAGTCGCCCGAATGTCGGATCGGTCGATCACTTGGCAATACGGTTCCGACTATATCGCCAAGTTTCGCAAGCGGGATGTGGCAAAGCTCGAAGCCGAAGCATTGGAAATCTTCGACCAACTGATCGCGAAAAAGGTGCCCGATGAACTCCATCCCGGCTCTTCGATTCTGGAGTCTGCCAAAACCGAGGCGTATGAAATGCGCCACCTCGCGGTTGGCAAAAAGGCACCGGAGATCGTCGGCGAGGATCTCGACGGCAAGCCGATGAAACTGAGCGACTACCGCGGCAAAGTGGTGGTGCTGGATTTCGGGGTGAGGCGTTGTAGTCCCTGTATCACTTTCGGTAGACATCTGCGAAAGCTGATCGATCAATATGCCGGCCGGCCATTCGCTGGCGTCGGCGTCAATATCGATAAAGACCTGAAGGATGCCAAGGCGTTCGTTGAGGAGAACAAATTCACTTGGCCAACATTTTGGAATGGGCCGACCGGATGTGACGGCGGGATTGCGAAAGACTGGAATGTGCAGGGATTTCCCACGGTGTACGTGATTGACCATGCGGGCGTGATTCGCTCCAAAGCTCGTGGCCCGGAGTTCGATCCGCTGATCGAAGAGTTGGTGAAAAAAGCGGAGGCGGCTGCTGGGAAGTAG